The following are from one region of the Trichoplusia ni isolate ovarian cell line Hi5 chromosome 1, tn1, whole genome shotgun sequence genome:
- the LOC113493088 gene encoding ADP-ribosylation factor 2 — protein sequence MGLTISSVFTKLFGKKQMRILMVGLDAAGKTTILYKLKLGEIVTTIPTIGFNVETVEYKNISFTVWDVGGQDKIRPLWRHYYQNTQGLIFVVDSSDTKRIAEAENELANMLKEDELRDAVILVFANKQDMPNAMTAAELTNALNLNNLRNRRWYIQATCATQGQGLYEGLDWLSNELAKK from the exons ATGGGTTTAACAATATCCAGCGTTTTTACTAAGCTTTTTGGCAAAAAACAAATGCGTATCCTTATGG TTGGTCTCGACGCCGCTGGAAAAACTACAATACTTTATAAGCTTAAACTGGGAGAGATTGTGACCACAATACCGACTATTGGTTTCAACGTGGAAACAGTGGAGTACAAAAACATTAGTTTTACTGTATGGGACGTCGGCGGTCAAGACAAAATCAGGCCGCTGTGGCGCCATTACTACCAGAACACTCAGGGATTGATCTTCGTGGTAGACTCCAGCGATACAAAGAGAATAGCTGAAGCCGAAAATGAACTGGCTAATATG CTAAAAGAAGATGAGTTAAGAGATGCTGTTATCCTTGTGTTCGCCAATAAACAAGATATGCCCAATGCTATGACCGCAGCTGAACTTACAAATGCACTGAATCTAAACAATTTGAGAAATCGCCGG tGGTACATCCAGGCTACATGTGCAACACAGGGACAGGGTCTATACGAGGGGCTAGACTGGCTCTCCAACGAGCTAG